The following proteins are co-located in the Dyadobacter chenwenxiniae genome:
- a CDS encoding MBL fold metallo-hydrolase, with protein MRILISSLPAFILSISFCIAQGGFRVVPLGVKGGGEDGNLSAYMVAPVKSNAFVCLDAGTVTNGIAKAVANKVFPVPADVVLRQYIKAYLISHPHLDHLSGMVINSVEDTAKNIYGTEYCIETLKKHYFNWQSWPNLANEGASPALKKYSYKMLGEDQEVNVEQTEMVVKIFRLSHSSPYESTAFLIRKGESYVLYFGDTGPDEVEKSDKMATVWKAIAPLVKAKQLAGIFLEVSYPNNQQDRQLYGHLTPKWFMKELNVLAENAGAESLRGLNVVVTHMKSGGDNVQKIKAELAAENTLRLNLIFPEQGKAFELK; from the coding sequence CGATCAGTTTTTGCATTGCGCAGGGCGGTTTTCGCGTCGTTCCGTTAGGTGTGAAAGGCGGAGGGGAGGATGGCAATTTGTCGGCCTATATGGTCGCACCTGTAAAATCAAATGCATTTGTTTGCCTGGATGCAGGAACAGTTACAAACGGGATCGCAAAAGCTGTGGCTAATAAGGTTTTTCCAGTTCCTGCTGATGTCGTTTTGCGACAATATATCAAAGCCTACCTGATCTCTCATCCGCATTTAGACCATCTTTCAGGCATGGTTATCAACTCTGTGGAAGACACTGCCAAGAATATTTACGGCACAGAATATTGCATTGAGACGCTCAAAAAGCATTATTTCAATTGGCAGAGCTGGCCTAACCTTGCCAATGAAGGGGCTAGTCCGGCGTTGAAAAAATACAGTTATAAAATGCTCGGCGAAGATCAGGAAGTGAATGTTGAGCAGACGGAAATGGTGGTTAAAATATTCAGGCTGAGCCATTCCAGCCCGTATGAAAGCACCGCCTTTCTGATCCGGAAAGGGGAAAGTTATGTGTTATATTTTGGCGATACCGGGCCCGATGAAGTGGAGAAGTCGGATAAGATGGCAACGGTTTGGAAAGCAATTGCACCGCTGGTTAAGGCGAAGCAGCTCGCTGGGATCTTTTTAGAAGTTTCTTATCCCAATAATCAGCAAGACAGACAGTTGTATGGCCATTTGACTCCGAAATGGTTTATGAAAGAGCTGAATGTGTTGGCAGAAAATGCCGGTGCAGAAAGTTTGAGAGGGTTAAATGTCGTTGTCACGCACATGAAGTCAGGTGGTGATAATGTCCAGAAAATCAAGGCCGAACTAGCCGCAGAAAATACTTTACGATTAAATCTGATCTTTCCCGAACAGGGCAAAGCATTTGAATTGAAATAA
- a CDS encoding DUF72 domain-containing protein — protein MKFGKVDNPEDIDFKLPNDATANKKLLKDAKKGKPNIYIGCAKWNKADLKSFYPKGTKDELGYYATQFNSIELNATFYNNFPVETIESWYNKTPAEFRFFPKLHQGISHWKRLKDAKEPTEVFLDGISHLQEKLGMLFLQMPDNFGPKNWDVLKAYLEEWPSGFPLALELRHTGWYDGSFDSEELYAVLEKNNITHIVTDSAGRRDLLHMRLTTPTAFVRYNGANVDSDYTRLDDWFERLKLWVEEGIENIYFFVHQNHEEASPLLSAYLIGQFNEKLGTELKVPAQPTPAPAKK, from the coding sequence ATGAAATTCGGGAAAGTTGATAATCCAGAAGACATTGATTTTAAATTGCCAAACGATGCGACAGCTAATAAGAAATTATTGAAGGACGCAAAAAAGGGCAAGCCGAATATTTACATTGGTTGTGCTAAATGGAATAAGGCGGATCTCAAGAGCTTTTATCCGAAAGGAACAAAAGATGAGCTGGGTTACTATGCAACCCAGTTCAACAGCATTGAGCTGAATGCCACTTTTTACAACAACTTCCCCGTTGAAACGATCGAAAGCTGGTACAACAAAACGCCGGCTGAATTCCGGTTTTTTCCAAAGTTACATCAGGGAATAAGTCACTGGAAACGCTTAAAAGACGCAAAAGAGCCGACAGAAGTGTTTCTGGATGGCATTTCACATTTGCAGGAAAAGCTCGGAATGCTCTTTCTGCAAATGCCTGATAATTTCGGGCCTAAAAATTGGGATGTATTAAAAGCATATCTGGAAGAATGGCCGTCAGGCTTTCCATTAGCCTTGGAGCTGCGTCACACAGGCTGGTACGACGGCTCGTTTGACAGCGAAGAACTTTATGCGGTTTTAGAAAAAAATAACATTACCCACATCGTAACCGACTCAGCTGGTCGCCGCGACTTGCTGCACATGCGGCTGACAACGCCGACTGCATTTGTCCGCTACAATGGCGCAAATGTTGATTCGGACTACACCAGATTGGACGATTGGTTTGAAAGATTGAAATTGTGGGTGGAGGAAGGGATCGAAAACATTTACTTTTTCGTTCACCAAAACCACGAAGAAGCGTCCCCGCTGCTATCTGCCTACCTGATCGGGCAATTCAATGAAAAGCTGGGAACAGAGCTCAAAGTGCCCGCGCAACCGACACCTGCTCCTGCTAAAAAATAA
- a CDS encoding phosphoheptose isomerase, whose amino-acid sequence MIQSFTAAAEKDVVFEKVQQFIDEQGFTVVSKDHSRPWGGFFVLEESEAPKFISTFFPHLSLEDFAGYEKLSPKILVVAPNKRLSWQYHHRRAEIWKVIGGRAGIVISDTDEETELRQLPIGTVVDLKKGERHRLVGVDEWGFVAEIWQHTDPSNPSDEDDIVRVQDDFGR is encoded by the coding sequence ATGATACAATCATTTACAGCAGCAGCCGAAAAGGATGTTGTTTTTGAAAAAGTCCAGCAGTTTATTGACGAACAGGGATTCACAGTTGTCAGTAAAGATCATTCCAGACCTTGGGGCGGCTTTTTTGTATTGGAAGAATCCGAAGCACCTAAATTCATATCTACATTTTTCCCGCATCTCTCCCTGGAAGACTTCGCAGGTTATGAGAAATTAAGCCCTAAAATATTGGTTGTAGCGCCTAACAAGCGTCTTTCGTGGCAATATCACCACCGCCGTGCTGAAATCTGGAAAGTGATTGGCGGCAGAGCCGGTATTGTGATCAGCGATACGGATGAAGAGACTGAGCTCCGCCAGTTGCCGATCGGAACAGTTGTGGATTTGAAAAAAGGTGAGCGTCACCGTTTGGTGGGCGTTGATGAATGGGGTTTCGTCGCCGAAATCTGGCAACATACCGATCCGTCAAATCCATCCGACGAAGATGACATCGTCCGCGTTCAAGACGATTTCGGAAGATAA